In Elusimicrobiota bacterium, one DNA window encodes the following:
- a CDS encoding sigma-54-dependent Fis family transcriptional regulator, protein MTATKTPADVALKILIVDDDRSAAYALDRALTENGHEVAYAFSAEQGLKSLKEAPVDVVLLDLVMPGMDGTEMLRQVKSRHPAIDVVTMSGAGGMRAALGTLQLDAFDFLPKPIQWQALEDVIGRLRQKRQKSKGPGKDRPLSALFTVPDLMGQSEGMKRISAFIQKISSVTSSVLIRGETGTGKEIAAHGIHNRSPRRDGPFIAVNCSALPETMLESELFGHEKGAFTDATGLKRGLLEVSGGGTLFLDEIGDMPLALQAKLLRVVETKRFRRLGSTVEHAVDVRFLAATHRDLEEMVRKGQFREDLFYRLSVFTLVLPPLRERREDIAPLADFFLKGLTAGRTAKTLSPGALEHLTAYPWPGNVRELHNVMEHVVVFSDAEVISPSDLPPHVLAGRRVACLEPLAAVERRHVERVFAALGGDVHQTTKTLGITEADLQARLACYRDSAPLPPSPLN, encoded by the coding sequence ATGACCGCCACCAAGACCCCCGCCGACGTCGCCCTGAAAATCCTGATCGTCGACGACGACCGTTCCGCCGCCTACGCCCTGGACCGGGCGCTCACGGAAAACGGCCACGAAGTCGCCTACGCTTTTTCCGCGGAGCAAGGCCTCAAAAGCCTGAAAGAAGCCCCCGTGGACGTGGTTCTGCTGGACCTGGTCATGCCCGGCATGGACGGGACCGAGATGCTCCGCCAGGTCAAAAGCCGCCATCCCGCGATCGACGTGGTCACCATGTCCGGCGCCGGCGGCATGCGGGCGGCCCTGGGCACCCTCCAGCTGGACGCCTTCGATTTCCTTCCCAAACCCATTCAATGGCAGGCGCTCGAGGACGTGATCGGCCGCCTCCGGCAAAAACGCCAAAAATCCAAAGGGCCCGGAAAAGACCGGCCGCTGTCCGCGCTTTTCACCGTGCCCGATTTGATGGGGCAAAGCGAGGGGATGAAGCGGATCTCGGCCTTCATTCAGAAAATATCGTCCGTCACCTCCAGCGTCTTGATCCGGGGGGAAACCGGCACCGGCAAGGAAATCGCCGCCCACGGCATTCACAACCGCAGCCCCCGCCGCGACGGTCCCTTCATCGCGGTGAATTGCAGCGCCCTGCCGGAGACCATGCTGGAAAGCGAGCTCTTCGGCCACGAAAAAGGCGCTTTCACGGACGCCACGGGGCTGAAACGGGGACTCCTGGAAGTCTCCGGTGGGGGGACGCTGTTTTTGGACGAAATCGGCGATATGCCGTTGGCCCTTCAAGCAAAGCTTTTGCGGGTCGTTGAAACCAAGCGCTTCCGCCGCCTCGGGAGCACCGTGGAGCACGCCGTCGATGTCCGATTTTTGGCGGCCACCCACCGCGACCTGGAGGAGATGGTTCGAAAAGGGCAGTTTCGGGAGGATTTGTTCTACCGGTTAAGCGTGTTTACGCTCGTTTTGCCGCCGCTCCGGGAGCGCCGGGAAGACATTGCCCCTTTGGCGGATTTCTTCCTGAAAGGATTGACCGCCGGGCGAACCGCCAAAACCCTTTCGCCGGGCGCCTTGGAGCATTTGACCGCCTACCCCTGGCCCGGCAACGTCCGTGAATTGCACAACGTGATGGAACACGTTGTCGTTTTTTCCGACGCGGAAGTGATTTCCCCGTCCGATCTGCCCCCCCACGTGTTGGCCGGACGCCGCGTGGCCTGTTTGGAACCTCTGGCGGCGGTGGAACGCCGTCACGTGGAGCGCGTTTTTGCCGCCTTGGGTGGCGACGTCCATCAAACGACAAAAACCCTGGGAATCACGGAAGCGGATCTGCAAGCGAGATTGGCCTGCTACCGGGACTCCGCCCCCCTCCCTCCCTCGCCCTTGAATTAG
- a CDS encoding flagellar motor protein: MQPDLASIIGVLAGFGLILLGQILEGGHVSSILQPTAALIVFGGTLGATMTCFPLSVAIGALKRFMSVFFGAHHNAATLAKELLEYAALSRKEGLLALQKFQPNIKEEFLSKGLQLVIDAVPEKALREMMEREMTEAEQHDEHPVKFFEAAGGFAPTVGIIGAVLGLIHVMENLADPSTLGAGIAVAFVATIYGVASANLLFLPASAKLKHHKEANNRRRELILDALVAIQQGENPAQLKERLKGYLSHAERAALEK; the protein is encoded by the coding sequence ATGCAACCGGATTTGGCGTCCATCATCGGCGTGCTCGCGGGGTTCGGCCTCATTTTGTTGGGCCAAATCCTGGAGGGCGGTCACGTCTCCTCGATTCTTCAACCCACGGCGGCCCTCATCGTCTTTGGCGGTACCTTGGGCGCGACGATGACCTGTTTTCCCCTGTCGGTGGCCATCGGCGCGTTGAAGCGGTTCATGTCCGTTTTCTTCGGCGCGCACCACAACGCCGCGACCTTGGCCAAGGAACTCCTGGAATACGCGGCCTTGAGCCGAAAAGAAGGCCTTCTGGCCCTCCAAAAATTCCAGCCGAACATCAAAGAGGAATTCCTCTCCAAAGGGCTTCAACTGGTGATCGACGCCGTGCCGGAAAAGGCCCTGCGGGAAATGATGGAACGGGAAATGACGGAAGCCGAACAACACGACGAGCACCCGGTCAAATTCTTCGAGGCCGCGGGGGGGTTCGCGCCGACGGTGGGCATCATCGGGGCCGTGCTGGGGCTCATTCACGTCATGGAAAACCTCGCCGACCCGTCCACGCTCGGGGCCGGCATCGCCGTCGCCTTCGTGGCCACCATCTACGGCGTGGCCTCCGCCAACCTGCTCTTTTTGCCCGCCTCCGCCAAACTCAAGCACCACAAAGAAGCCAACAACCGGCGCCGGGAGTTGATTTTGGACGCCTTGGTGGCCATCCAACAGGGCGAAAATCCGGCCCAACTCAAGGAACGGCTAAAAGGCTACCTGTCCCACGCCGAACGGGCCGCCCTGGAGAAATGA
- a CDS encoding OmpA family protein: protein MARKIKHPEHVNHERWLVSYADFITLLFAFFTVLYATAQTDQGKVNKLVGAVEKAFTAGIFSAGSDQLMFNDQGTARGSGLMDLGMNLREIESQLRLSIGKEGGGGALRLERHADGLTLILQARQYFSPGSATLRSEALEPLRRAARILRLIRHRLRVEGHTASTGGSDRTRLNWELSTARGLSVLRWLEEQGISPQRLSVAGYAEFRPLQPNTTAAGRARNRRVEIVILDEKPSFWSSLKPTTDAATRPEEGWRPWISERRVVGSAPAVAPPPAEAPHVGP from the coding sequence GTGGCCCGAAAGATCAAACACCCGGAACACGTCAACCACGAGCGCTGGCTGGTGAGTTACGCCGACTTCATCACTCTCCTCTTCGCCTTTTTCACCGTCCTCTACGCCACGGCCCAAACCGACCAGGGAAAAGTGAACAAATTGGTGGGGGCGGTGGAAAAAGCCTTCACCGCGGGCATTTTTTCGGCGGGGAGCGACCAACTGATGTTCAACGACCAGGGCACCGCCCGGGGAAGCGGCCTGATGGACTTGGGCATGAACCTGCGGGAAATCGAGAGCCAATTGCGCCTTTCCATCGGGAAGGAAGGCGGCGGGGGGGCCCTCCGCCTGGAGCGTCACGCCGACGGATTGACGCTGATCCTCCAAGCCCGGCAATACTTTTCCCCCGGCTCCGCCACCCTCCGCTCCGAAGCGCTGGAACCCCTGCGGCGGGCCGCGCGCATCCTGCGATTGATCCGTCATCGGCTTCGGGTGGAGGGGCACACGGCGTCCACGGGCGGGTCGGATCGAACCCGGTTGAATTGGGAATTGTCCACGGCCCGGGGGCTGTCCGTTCTCCGCTGGCTGGAGGAGCAGGGCATTTCCCCCCAACGCCTTTCCGTGGCCGGTTACGCGGAATTTCGGCCCCTTCAGCCGAACACGACGGCCGCCGGACGGGCCCGCAATCGGCGGGTCGAAATCGTCATCCTGGACGAAAAACCCTCGTTCTGGAGTTCCTTAAAACCAACGACGGACGCGGCGACCCGCCCGGAGGAAGGGTGGCGTCCCTGGATCTCCGAACGTCGGGTCGTCGGGTCGGCGCCGGCGGTGGCGCCCCCTCCGGCGGAGGCCCCCCATGTCGGCCCGTGA
- a CDS encoding sodium-translocating pyrophosphatase, whose product MMTFVFGVCALSLVVAAYLTRYVLARDTGTPEMRRIADAIRTGAEAFLHRQNKTITLLFLIVAGGIFSLYALIRRDASEGLDAAFSFLFGSCTSLLAGLIGMQVSIRTNIRVASAARRSLSEALVLALRGGAVSGLAVVTLSLIGVGGLFWFMGGLTDPQTVPLKIVGFGFGASFVALFAQLGGGIFTKAADVGADLVGKIEVGIPEDDPRNPAVIADLVGDNVGDCAGRGADLFESTAAENIGAMILGASLYPVFGVYGILFPLVARAMGLLAAIGGVFAVRLKSETEDPMKALNRGYMVTSLLAVGGFYLTVRILLKNNPWLFVAGLIGIAASYLFVWITQYYTESRYRPVKEIARSSLTGHATLIISGLGIGLESTAFPVLTIAAALVGAYHCGVHALAGTAATPTAAGLYGTAIATMGMLSTCGYVLAMDTFGPITDNAGGIVEMSHQPDSIRRRTDRLDAVGNTTKALTKGYAVGSAALAAFLLFSAYLDEISHLIGKPFQTVDIAKVEVFVGALLGAMLVLLFSALAIRAVGKAATYVINEVRSQFSERPGILQGTQDPDYARCVDIVTSGALKQMVWPGVLVVGMPVAVGLIFKRFGVGAETVAGFLMVGTITGILMALFMNNSGGAWDNAKKFVETNEIYGGKGSLAHQAAVVGDTVGDPLKDTAGPSLHVLIKLLSTITLVFAPLFV is encoded by the coding sequence ATGATGACCTTCGTCTTTGGCGTGTGCGCGTTGTCCTTGGTTGTGGCCGCTTACCTCACCCGATACGTGTTGGCCCGGGACACGGGCACTCCCGAAATGCGCCGCATCGCCGACGCCATCCGCACCGGCGCCGAAGCCTTCCTCCACCGTCAAAACAAAACCATCACCCTCCTTTTCCTCATTGTGGCGGGCGGCATCTTTTCCCTCTACGCCCTGATTCGTCGGGACGCCTCCGAAGGATTGGACGCGGCTTTTTCCTTCTTGTTCGGTTCCTGCACCTCCCTCCTGGCCGGTTTGATCGGCATGCAGGTGTCCATTCGCACGAACATCCGGGTGGCTTCCGCCGCGCGCCGAAGTCTTTCGGAAGCGTTGGTGTTGGCTCTTCGAGGCGGGGCGGTGAGCGGGTTGGCCGTGGTGACTTTAAGTCTGATCGGGGTGGGGGGGCTTTTCTGGTTCATGGGGGGGTTGACGGACCCCCAGACCGTTCCTCTGAAAATCGTGGGGTTTGGTTTCGGCGCCAGCTTTGTGGCGCTCTTCGCCCAGCTGGGCGGGGGGATCTTCACCAAGGCGGCGGACGTGGGGGCCGATCTCGTCGGTAAAATCGAAGTCGGCATTCCCGAGGACGACCCCCGGAACCCCGCCGTCATCGCCGATTTGGTGGGCGACAACGTGGGCGATTGCGCGGGCCGCGGCGCCGACCTCTTTGAATCCACCGCCGCCGAAAACATCGGCGCCATGATACTCGGGGCCTCCTTGTATCCCGTGTTCGGCGTCTACGGAATTCTCTTTCCCCTGGTGGCCCGGGCCATGGGGCTATTGGCGGCCATCGGCGGGGTGTTCGCCGTGCGGCTTAAAAGCGAAACCGAAGACCCCATGAAAGCCCTAAACCGGGGCTATATGGTGACGAGCCTCCTGGCCGTGGGGGGGTTTTACTTGACGGTGCGAATCCTGCTGAAGAACAACCCCTGGCTTTTCGTGGCCGGCTTGATCGGCATCGCGGCGTCCTACCTTTTCGTCTGGATCACGCAGTACTACACCGAATCCCGGTACCGACCCGTTAAGGAAATCGCCCGGTCGTCCCTGACCGGGCACGCGACCCTGATCATTTCCGGGCTCGGCATCGGGCTGGAAAGCACGGCTTTTCCCGTCTTGACCATTGCGGCGGCCCTGGTGGGCGCCTACCATTGCGGCGTACACGCCCTGGCGGGGACCGCGGCCACGCCCACCGCCGCGGGCCTTTACGGCACCGCCATCGCCACCATGGGGATGCTCTCGACCTGCGGCTACGTGTTGGCCATGGATACCTTTGGCCCCATCACCGACAACGCCGGGGGCATCGTGGAAATGAGCCACCAGCCCGACTCCATCCGGCGCCGGACGGACCGGTTGGACGCGGTCGGCAACACCACCAAGGCCTTGACCAAAGGCTACGCCGTCGGGTCGGCCGCCCTGGCCGCCTTTCTCCTTTTTTCGGCGTATTTGGACGAAATCTCCCATTTGATCGGTAAACCCTTCCAAACGGTGGACATCGCCAAAGTCGAAGTTTTCGTCGGGGCCCTGTTGGGCGCGATGCTGGTGCTGCTCTTTAGCGCTCTGGCCATCCGGGCCGTGGGAAAAGCGGCGACCTACGTGATCAACGAAGTGCGCTCCCAATTTTCCGAACGCCCCGGCATCCTTCAGGGCACCCAGGACCCGGACTACGCCCGCTGCGTGGACATCGTGACTTCGGGCGCCTTAAAACAGATGGTGTGGCCCGGAGTCCTCGTGGTCGGCATGCCGGTGGCGGTGGGGTTGATTTTTAAGCGGTTCGGCGTGGGGGCGGAGACGGTGGCCGGCTTCCTTATGGTGGGGACCATCACGGGTATTTTGATGGCGCTTTTCATGAACAACAGCGGCGGGGCCTGGGACAACGCGAAAAAATTTGTCGAAACCAACGAAATTTACGGCGGCAAGGGCTCCCTGGCCCACCAGGCCGCCGTCGTGGGGGACACCGTCGGAGATCCGCTCAAGGACACCGCCGGTCCCAGCCTTCACGTGCTGATCAAACTCCTCTCCACCATCACCCTCGTCTTCGCCCCGCTCTTCGTTTAA
- a CDS encoding M23 family metallopeptidase has translation MREKLNQLLASPGGQEALRLAAWVLGLSAGGVLLLWTLSTRGRLTVPIPLVTEAPRLFPSSAPERVTEGRFTRGTMLYTVLNAASLPPQKAQAVASALTGVLDPRTLNESDRYELIHSTAGDFARLSIVRKLERFVVESAPQGLVARKEPLPLAAREKSAAGTLNDSLWASMTAGGLEPAVILAFSDIFAWNIDFLTEPRQGDRYALAWKEERTPDGHLTNVTITAAIYDGEETGRHTATFFAGDYYEEDGASLRKAFLHAPLNFRRISSGFTNRRFHPILRKWRAHHGTDYAAAIGTPVVSIGDGVVISRGWNNALGNLIRIRHNGMYTTYYGHLSRYAPGLAVGNHVKQGQFIGRVGSTGYSTGPHLHFQIMKNGSLVNFLTLKMPSIGRLAPGRMKAFLERRNKVLPPLEELRPAPAA, from the coding sequence GTGCGGGAAAAATTAAATCAGTTGTTGGCCTCGCCGGGCGGACAGGAAGCCCTACGCCTGGCGGCCTGGGTGTTGGGTCTTTCGGCCGGGGGCGTCCTCCTTCTCTGGACCTTGTCCACCCGGGGCCGCTTGACCGTGCCGATTCCCTTGGTCACGGAAGCCCCCCGTCTTTTCCCCTCGTCGGCCCCCGAGCGCGTGACCGAAGGCCGGTTCACCCGCGGCACCATGCTCTACACCGTCTTGAACGCCGCCTCGCTCCCCCCTCAAAAAGCCCAGGCCGTGGCCAGCGCCCTGACCGGCGTGCTGGATCCCCGGACCCTCAACGAGTCCGACCGCTACGAATTGATCCATTCCACCGCCGGGGATTTCGCCCGGCTTTCCATCGTCCGCAAATTGGAGCGGTTCGTGGTCGAATCGGCGCCCCAGGGCCTGGTGGCGCGCAAGGAACCCCTGCCCCTGGCCGCCCGGGAAAAATCCGCGGCCGGAACCCTGAACGATTCGCTTTGGGCCAGCATGACCGCGGGCGGGTTGGAGCCGGCGGTGATATTGGCTTTTTCGGATATTTTCGCCTGGAACATTGACTTTCTGACGGAACCCCGCCAGGGCGACCGCTACGCCCTGGCCTGGAAAGAAGAGCGCACCCCCGACGGGCACCTGACGAACGTGACGATCACGGCGGCGATTTACGACGGAGAGGAAACGGGCCGGCACACGGCCACCTTCTTCGCGGGGGACTACTACGAAGAAGACGGGGCGTCCCTGCGGAAGGCGTTTCTGCACGCGCCGCTCAATTTCCGGCGTATTTCCTCGGGCTTCACCAACCGGCGATTTCACCCCATCTTGCGGAAATGGCGCGCCCACCACGGCACGGACTACGCCGCCGCGATCGGGACGCCCGTGGTCAGCATCGGCGACGGCGTCGTGATTTCCCGGGGATGGAACAACGCCCTGGGAAACCTGATTAGAATCCGCCACAACGGGATGTATACGACTTACTACGGACATCTGTCCCGCTACGCCCCGGGACTGGCGGTGGGCAACCACGTCAAGCAGGGGCAGTTCATCGGCCGCGTGGGTTCCACGGGCTACTCCACGGGGCCGCACCTGCACTTTCAAATCATGAAAAACGGCTCCCTCGTCAACTTCCTCACCCTCAAGATGCCTTCCATCGGCCGACTGGCCCCGGGGCGCATGAAGGCCTTCCTCGAGCGCCGCAACAAAGTTCTTCCCCCCTTGGAAGAACTTCGCCCCGCCCCCGCGGCCTGA
- a CDS encoding FAD-dependent oxidoreductase gives MSDAPAPSPEKKRAFDTYDLLVISTEEITPKNRHIRFDIQGGKKLEFKAGQFAQIFVPHEGKIRRTSYSIASSPQHTDYFELCVTLVDGGVSSTFLHKLRPGDKVQAMAPLGTFTLKDESRDMVFISTGSGVAPFRSIIQDQLAKGTKKNLYLIYGHRYEPDLLYRSEWEATVQKHPNFHVLFSLSRDTNWKGERGYVQEKIEKFVPALKEKNFFICGLNNMITAVNDRLLALGVPKEQIHFERYD, from the coding sequence ATGTCCGACGCCCCCGCCCCCAGCCCCGAGAAAAAACGCGCCTTTGATACCTACGATTTGCTGGTGATCTCCACCGAGGAAATCACCCCGAAAAACCGGCACATCCGCTTCGACATCCAGGGGGGCAAAAAACTCGAATTCAAAGCCGGCCAGTTCGCCCAGATTTTCGTGCCCCACGAAGGCAAGATCCGGCGGACGAGCTATTCCATCGCCTCCAGCCCCCAGCACACCGACTACTTCGAACTGTGCGTCACCCTGGTGGACGGCGGGGTCTCGTCGACTTTCCTTCACAAGCTCCGACCCGGGGACAAAGTGCAGGCCATGGCGCCTCTGGGCACCTTCACGCTCAAAGACGAATCCCGGGACATGGTGTTCATCTCCACGGGGTCCGGCGTGGCGCCTTTCCGAAGCATCATCCAGGACCAACTCGCCAAGGGGACGAAGAAAAACCTGTATCTCATTTACGGCCACCGCTACGAACCGGACCTTTTGTACCGGTCGGAATGGGAAGCCACGGTCCAAAAGCACCCGAATTTTCACGTCCTCTTTTCGTTGAGCCGCGACACCAACTGGAAAGGCGAGCGGGGGTATGTGCAGGAGAAAATCGAGAAGTTCGTTCCGGCGTTGAAAGAAAAGAATTTTTTCATCTGCGGTTTAAACAACATGATCACCGCGGTCAATGACCGGCTCCTCGCCCTGGGCGTTCCCAAGGAACAAATTCACTTCGAGCGGTACGACTAG
- a CDS encoding Dabb family protein, which translates to MIEHVVLFKLKAEAPDERKAEMLRQLTGLKDRIPGILGVSAGVNFSARAQGYTHGFVVRFRDRAALDAYLPHPAHQAVVENHVRPISEGVLALDYEFQ; encoded by the coding sequence GTGATCGAACACGTCGTCCTCTTTAAACTCAAGGCCGAGGCGCCCGACGAGCGCAAGGCCGAAATGCTCCGGCAGTTGACGGGGCTCAAAGACCGGATTCCGGGCATTCTCGGGGTGTCGGCGGGCGTCAATTTCAGCGCCCGCGCCCAGGGCTACACCCACGGTTTTGTGGTGCGCTTTCGCGATCGCGCCGCGCTGGACGCCTATTTGCCCCACCCCGCCCATCAGGCGGTGGTGGAAAACCACGTGCGCCCCATCAGCGAGGGCGTGCTGGCCCTCGATTACGAATTTCAGTAA